One Pseudonocardia sediminis DNA window includes the following coding sequences:
- a CDS encoding ABC-F family ATP-binding cassette domain-containing protein, whose protein sequence is MSATLHATGLSTGHGARTLFSGLDLIVAPGDVIGLVGANGAGKSTLLRLLAGEQAPDEGTVALAPPDATVGHLPQEPDRRPGETLAAFLARRTGVTDALAAMDAAAQDLTDGAPGADDAYAVALDRWLALGGADLDERAAEMLADLGLGVSPDAEMTGLSGGQAARAGLAALLLSRYDLLLLDEPTNDLDLDGLARLEEFVGGLARGGSRATPAVVVSHDREFLARTVNRIVELDLAQQQVGIYDGGYEAYLTEREVARRHAREAYDEYADKLGGLKERAVMQRNWMAQGVRNVRRKAGSEPDKNIKAMRKETSEKQASKARQTEKAIERLEVVEEPRKEWELQMTIASAPRSGAVAARADSAVVRRGDFVLGPVTAQVDWADRVVVTGANGSGKSTLLGALLGRIPTDSGSAGLGAGVRVGEIDQARGAFLGSQTLLRSFGTEVPDWPESEVRTLLAKFALTREQVLRPAASLSPGERTRAALALLQAREVNLLVLDEPTNHLDLPAIEQLEQAVESFAGTVLLVTHDRRMLDTVRATRRWNVERGGLTEL, encoded by the coding sequence ATGAGCGCGACCCTGCACGCCACCGGACTGTCCACCGGCCACGGCGCACGAACCCTGTTCTCCGGTCTCGACCTGATCGTCGCGCCGGGCGACGTGATCGGGCTGGTCGGCGCGAACGGCGCCGGCAAGTCGACGCTGCTGCGCCTGCTGGCCGGTGAGCAGGCCCCGGACGAGGGCACCGTCGCCCTCGCCCCACCGGACGCGACGGTCGGGCACCTCCCGCAGGAGCCGGACCGCCGCCCGGGCGAGACGCTCGCCGCGTTCCTGGCCCGGCGCACCGGCGTCACCGACGCCCTGGCCGCGATGGACGCGGCCGCGCAGGACCTCACCGACGGTGCTCCCGGCGCGGACGACGCCTACGCCGTCGCCCTGGACCGCTGGCTCGCCCTCGGTGGCGCCGACCTCGACGAGCGCGCCGCGGAGATGCTCGCCGACCTCGGCCTCGGCGTCTCCCCGGACGCGGAGATGACCGGCCTGTCCGGCGGGCAGGCGGCCCGCGCCGGGCTGGCGGCGCTGCTGCTCTCGCGCTACGACCTGCTGCTGCTCGACGAGCCCACGAACGACCTCGACCTCGACGGCCTGGCCCGGCTCGAGGAGTTCGTGGGCGGCCTCGCCCGCGGCGGGTCGCGCGCCACCCCGGCCGTCGTCGTCAGCCACGACCGGGAGTTCCTGGCCCGCACCGTCAACCGCATCGTCGAGCTGGACCTGGCCCAGCAGCAGGTCGGGATCTACGACGGCGGCTACGAGGCCTACCTGACCGAGCGCGAGGTCGCCCGCCGGCACGCCCGCGAGGCCTACGACGAGTACGCCGACAAGCTCGGCGGCCTCAAGGAACGCGCGGTCATGCAGCGCAACTGGATGGCCCAGGGCGTCCGCAACGTCCGCCGTAAGGCCGGTTCGGAGCCGGACAAGAACATCAAGGCGATGCGCAAGGAGACCAGCGAGAAGCAGGCGTCGAAGGCCCGTCAGACGGAGAAGGCGATCGAGCGCCTGGAGGTCGTCGAGGAGCCCCGCAAGGAGTGGGAGCTGCAGATGACGATCGCGTCCGCGCCGCGCTCCGGCGCCGTGGCCGCACGGGCCGACAGCGCGGTCGTCCGGCGCGGGGACTTCGTGCTCGGCCCGGTGACCGCGCAGGTCGACTGGGCGGACCGGGTGGTGGTCACCGGCGCGAACGGCTCCGGCAAGTCGACGCTGCTCGGTGCGCTGCTGGGGCGGATCCCGACCGACTCCGGCTCGGCCGGGCTCGGCGCCGGGGTGCGGGTCGGGGAGATCGACCAGGCCCGCGGGGCGTTCCTCGGCTCGCAGACGCTGCTGCGCTCGTTCGGCACCGAGGTGCCGGACTGGCCCGAGTCCGAGGTGCGCACGCTCCTGGCGAAGTTCGCCCTGACCCGCGAGCAGGTGCTGCGCCCGGCCGCGTCGCTGTCACCGGGCGAGCGGACCCGCGCCGCACTGGCGCTGCTGCAGGCCCGCGAGGTGAACCTGCTGGTGCTCGACGAGCCGACGAACCACCTGGACCTGCCCGCGATCGAGCAGCTCGAACAGGCCGTCGAGTCGTTCGCCGGGACCGTCCTGCTGGTCACCCACGACCGCCGGATGCTGGACACCGTCCGCGCGACCCGGCGCTGGAACGTCGAACGCGGCGGGCTGACCGAGCTGTAA
- a CDS encoding adhesin, producing MLAITENAAEAIKSLSTEAELPDDGGLRITAPQPEEGLELALAQSADEQDTVLRGEGVAVFLEPAAAQILDDKVLDVQAVPGENGEDELRFAIVSQEDAVEPGAADAKA from the coding sequence ATGTTGGCAATCACGGAGAACGCGGCCGAAGCCATCAAGTCGCTGAGCACCGAGGCGGAGCTGCCGGACGACGGCGGCCTCCGGATCACCGCTCCACAGCCCGAGGAGGGCCTGGAGCTGGCGCTCGCGCAGTCCGCCGACGAGCAGGACACGGTGTTGCGCGGGGAGGGTGTGGCGGTGTTCCTCGAACCCGCCGCCGCCCAGATCCTGGACGACAAGGTGCTCGACGTGCAGGCCGTCCCCGGTGAGAACGGCGAGGACGAGCTGCGGTTCGCCATCGTGTCCCAGGAGGACGCGGTCGAGCCCGGCGCGGCCGACGCGAAGGCCTGA
- a CDS encoding aldo/keto reductase: protein MVPTIKLNDGVEIPQLGFGVFQIEPGQVAEKVKAALDIGYRHIDTAQMYENEEGVGKAIADSGIPRDELFVTTKLNNDGHSRDLAAKKLDESLDRLGLEHVDLYLIHWPQPTQNRYVETWQGFEDAKKAGKTRSIGVSNFNPEHLDRLAKETSTVPSVNQIEVHPHLIQAALREYNSNHGIATEAWSPIGQGKGLLEEEAIATIAQRIGKTPAQVVLRWHIQHGNIVFPKSNTPSRIEENFKIFDFELTGDDVASIDRMNADARIGPNPNDFG from the coding sequence ATGGTTCCCACGATCAAGTTGAACGACGGTGTGGAGATCCCGCAGCTCGGATTCGGTGTCTTCCAGATCGAGCCCGGCCAGGTTGCGGAGAAGGTCAAGGCAGCCCTGGACATCGGCTACCGCCACATCGACACCGCGCAGATGTACGAGAACGAGGAGGGTGTCGGCAAGGCGATCGCCGACTCCGGCATCCCCCGCGACGAGCTCTTCGTCACCACGAAGCTCAACAACGACGGGCACTCGCGTGACCTGGCCGCGAAGAAGCTCGACGAGAGCCTCGACCGGCTCGGCCTCGAGCACGTGGACCTCTACCTGATCCACTGGCCGCAGCCGACGCAGAACCGCTACGTCGAGACCTGGCAGGGCTTCGAGGACGCGAAGAAGGCCGGCAAGACCCGGTCCATCGGTGTCTCGAACTTCAACCCCGAGCACCTGGACCGTCTCGCCAAGGAGACCTCGACCGTGCCGTCGGTCAACCAGATCGAGGTGCACCCGCACCTGATCCAGGCCGCGCTGCGCGAGTACAACTCCAACCACGGCATCGCGACCGAGGCGTGGAGCCCGATCGGGCAGGGCAAGGGCCTGCTCGAGGAGGAGGCCATCGCGACGATCGCGCAGCGGATCGGCAAGACGCCGGCCCAGGTCGTGCTGCGCTGGCACATCCAGCACGGCAACATCGTCTTCCCGAAGTCGAACACGCCCTCGCGGATCGAGGAGAACTTCAAGATCTTCGACTTCGAGCTGACCGGCGACGACGTCGCCTCGATCGACCGCATGAACGCCGATGCGCGGATCGGGCCCAACCCGAACGACTTCGGCTGA
- a CDS encoding patatin-like phospholipase family protein, translating to MTSRGERALVLGGGGLTGIAWLYGMLTGLAEQGVDLSRADLVVGTSAGSAVGANVACGRDLDELYATQLVTGTGEVAASAGRGLALRMARAALLGPRGAQQVRARIGRMALATDTVPEQERLDIMESRLGGAVWPSDRDLQVTAVDAHTGEFRALDRDSGMTLVEAVAASCAVPGVWPPVTALGTRWVDGGVRSMANADLAAGYERVVVLAPLTSGFGAMAKPRTQVEALAASSKAVLLSPDEAARKAFGSNVLDPAQRPPSARAGRAQAAAVAAQVRAVWN from the coding sequence ATGACGTCTCGCGGGGAACGTGCGCTGGTGCTCGGTGGCGGAGGGCTGACCGGGATCGCGTGGTTGTACGGGATGCTGACCGGCCTGGCCGAGCAGGGCGTCGACCTGTCCCGTGCCGACCTGGTGGTCGGGACGTCGGCGGGGTCGGCCGTCGGGGCGAACGTGGCCTGCGGCCGCGACCTCGACGAGCTCTACGCGACGCAGCTGGTCACCGGCACCGGTGAGGTCGCCGCGTCCGCCGGGCGCGGTCTCGCGCTGCGGATGGCGCGGGCGGCGCTGCTCGGCCCGCGGGGCGCGCAGCAGGTCCGGGCCCGGATCGGGCGGATGGCGCTGGCGACCGACACCGTTCCCGAGCAGGAACGTCTCGACATCATGGAGTCACGGCTCGGCGGCGCCGTCTGGCCGTCCGACCGCGACCTGCAGGTGACCGCCGTGGACGCCCACACCGGGGAGTTCCGGGCCCTCGACCGCGACTCCGGCATGACGCTGGTCGAGGCCGTCGCGGCGAGCTGCGCGGTGCCGGGCGTCTGGCCGCCGGTGACGGCCCTGGGCACGCGCTGGGTCGACGGCGGCGTCCGGTCGATGGCGAACGCCGACCTCGCGGCCGGGTACGAGCGCGTCGTCGTGCTGGCTCCGCTGACGTCCGGGTTCGGGGCCATGGCCAAGCCGCGCACCCAGGTGGAGGCGCTCGCGGCGTCGTCGAAGGCCGTGCTCCTCAGCCCGGACGAGGCGGCGCGCAAGGCGTTCGGGAGCAACGTCCTGGACCCGGCGCAGCGCCCGCCCTCGGCCCGCGCGGGACGTGCCCAGGCGGCCGCGGTGGCCGCGCAGGTCCGCGCGGTCTGGAACTGA
- a CDS encoding FAD-binding and (Fe-S)-binding domain-containing protein, whose protein sequence is MGGAVRFDAGSRAMWSADASNYRGIPIGVVSPRDAADVEAAMAVCREHDVPVLPLGSRTSIAGQSVNVAVAMDLRTHLNKIIEVDPEKKSARVQPGVVCDAVRDAGKPHGLTFGPDPSTHNRCTIGGMIGNNACGSHSVAWGKTVDNVRELDVLTYRGERLVVGPNTPGEGRIPQALRALGERLGDDIRGYPDLTRRVSGYNLDQLLPEAGWNLAKALVGTEGTCATILEATVDLVDSPPARALAVLGFPDAYAAADNVMVVREQRGPNGQGPLTIEGMDAGLIAALRAQRPTETTSRMLPEGKGWLYVEVGGETRAEATAAAETVATAMKAYTVSHIVVSEPSQMAQLWRIREEGAGVVTRSPDGGEAWPGWEDSAVPPERFGSYLREFDKVLERHGRRGVYYGHFGDGCLHVRIDFDLLSQPGIANFRQFMIDAADLVVAHGGSLSGEHGDGQARAELLPRMYPPEIIAGFSDFKAIWDPDEKMNPGRVVRPATMDENLRVFVGMPTMTDKPMLAFADDRGSFTRATRRCLGVGKCAIEGSGVMCPSFNVTKEEKHSTRGRARLLFEMANGEIIKDGWQSDEVAESLDLCLSCKGCKSDCPVGVDMASYKTEFLAQRFKGRIRPVTHYSMGALPLWLWMVGALPAKAVDGLNKLAKRPKLSALVKKLGGITQERDIPEIARETFTARAGARGYSEGTIVPDLGIAPGSRGRVLLWTDTFTEHFDPVIADDAVATLTALGYTVELPPRAVCCGLTWTSTGQVGAARKVLGRSLRTIEPWLSAGVPVVGLEPSCTAALRSDAHELLPDDPLVGKLKTGVRTFAELLSEHTEELSAAAGRNSAPDPEVLVQVHCHQHAELGTEADRGVLDSLGVKSTVLDSGCCGLAGNFGFEDGHYDVSMACAERVLLPAVRAAEPSVDLLADGFSCRTQVRQAGEREPVHLAQLAARVLRGAGRPGS, encoded by the coding sequence ATGGGCGGCGCCGTGCGGTTCGACGCGGGCAGCCGTGCCATGTGGTCGGCCGACGCCTCGAACTACCGCGGCATCCCGATCGGTGTCGTCTCCCCGCGCGACGCCGCCGACGTCGAGGCCGCGATGGCCGTCTGCCGCGAGCACGACGTGCCGGTGCTCCCGCTGGGGTCGCGCACCTCGATCGCCGGGCAGTCGGTGAACGTCGCGGTCGCGATGGACCTGCGCACGCACCTCAACAAGATCATCGAGGTCGATCCGGAGAAGAAGTCGGCGCGGGTGCAGCCCGGCGTGGTCTGCGACGCCGTACGCGACGCGGGCAAGCCGCACGGGCTGACGTTCGGCCCGGACCCGTCCACGCACAACCGCTGCACGATCGGCGGGATGATCGGCAACAACGCCTGCGGGTCGCACTCGGTGGCGTGGGGCAAGACCGTCGACAACGTCCGCGAGCTCGACGTGCTGACCTACCGCGGCGAGCGGCTCGTCGTCGGCCCGAACACCCCCGGTGAGGGCCGGATCCCGCAGGCGCTGCGCGCGCTCGGCGAGCGTCTCGGCGACGACATCCGCGGCTACCCCGACCTGACCCGGCGGGTGTCGGGCTACAACCTCGACCAGCTCCTGCCCGAGGCCGGCTGGAACCTGGCCAAGGCCCTGGTCGGCACCGAGGGCACCTGCGCCACGATCCTCGAGGCGACCGTCGACCTCGTCGACTCCCCGCCCGCCCGCGCGCTGGCCGTCCTCGGCTTCCCGGACGCCTACGCGGCCGCGGACAACGTGATGGTCGTGCGCGAGCAGCGGGGCCCGAACGGCCAGGGACCGCTGACGATCGAGGGCATGGACGCCGGGCTGATCGCGGCCCTGCGCGCCCAGCGCCCCACCGAGACCACGAGCCGGATGCTGCCCGAGGGCAAGGGCTGGCTCTACGTGGAGGTCGGCGGCGAGACCCGCGCCGAGGCCACGGCCGCCGCGGAGACCGTCGCGACCGCGATGAAGGCCTACACGGTCTCGCACATCGTGGTGTCCGAGCCGTCGCAGATGGCGCAGCTCTGGCGGATCCGCGAGGAGGGCGCCGGCGTCGTCACCCGGTCCCCGGACGGTGGCGAGGCGTGGCCGGGCTGGGAGGACTCCGCGGTCCCGCCGGAGCGTTTCGGCTCCTACCTGCGCGAGTTCGACAAGGTCCTGGAGCGCCACGGCCGCCGCGGCGTCTACTACGGGCACTTCGGCGACGGCTGCCTGCACGTCCGGATCGACTTCGACCTGCTCTCGCAGCCGGGCATCGCGAACTTCCGCCAATTCATGATCGACGCCGCCGACCTCGTCGTCGCGCACGGCGGGTCGCTGTCCGGCGAGCACGGCGACGGCCAGGCCCGTGCCGAGCTGCTGCCGCGGATGTACCCGCCGGAGATCATCGCCGGGTTCTCCGACTTCAAGGCGATCTGGGACCCGGACGAGAAGATGAACCCGGGCCGCGTCGTGCGCCCGGCGACGATGGACGAGAACCTGCGCGTCTTCGTCGGGATGCCGACGATGACCGACAAGCCGATGCTCGCCTTCGCCGACGACCGCGGCAGCTTCACCCGCGCCACCCGCCGCTGCCTGGGCGTCGGCAAGTGCGCGATCGAGGGCAGCGGGGTGATGTGCCCGAGCTTCAACGTCACCAAGGAGGAGAAGCACTCCACCCGCGGGCGCGCCCGGCTGCTGTTCGAGATGGCCAACGGCGAGATCATCAAGGACGGCTGGCAGTCCGACGAGGTCGCCGAGTCGCTCGACCTGTGCCTGTCCTGCAAGGGCTGCAAGTCCGACTGCCCGGTCGGGGTCGACATGGCCTCCTACAAGACCGAGTTCCTGGCCCAGAGGTTCAAGGGGAGGATCCGTCCGGTCACGCACTACTCGATGGGTGCGCTGCCGCTGTGGCTGTGGATGGTCGGCGCGCTGCCGGCCAAGGCCGTCGACGGGCTCAACAAGCTCGCGAAGCGCCCCAAGCTCTCCGCGCTGGTGAAGAAGCTGGGCGGGATCACCCAGGAGCGGGACATCCCGGAGATCGCGCGGGAGACGTTCACCGCCCGGGCCGGTGCCCGCGGGTACTCCGAGGGCACGATCGTGCCGGACCTGGGCATCGCGCCCGGCAGCCGCGGCCGGGTGCTGCTGTGGACCGACACGTTCACCGAGCACTTCGACCCGGTGATCGCCGACGACGCCGTCGCCACCCTCACCGCGCTCGGCTACACCGTCGAGCTGCCCCCGCGCGCCGTCTGCTGCGGTCTGACCTGGACCTCCACCGGCCAGGTGGGCGCCGCACGGAAGGTTCTCGGCCGCAGCCTGCGCACGATCGAGCCGTGGCTCTCCGCCGGGGTCCCGGTCGTCGGGCTGGAGCCGTCGTGCACCGCGGCGCTGCGCTCGGACGCCCACGAGCTGCTGCCGGACGACCCGCTGGTCGGGAAGCTGAAGACCGGCGTCCGGACGTTCGCGGAGCTGCTCTCCGAGCACACCGAGGAGCTGTCGGCCGCGGCCGGGCGCAACTCCGCACCGGACCCGGAGGTGCTGGTGCAGGTGCACTGCCACCAGCACGCCGAGCTCGGCACCGAGGCCGACCGGGGGGTGCTCGACTCGCTGGGTGTGAAGTCGACCGTGCTCGACTCCGGGTGCTGCGGGCTGGCCGGCAACTTCGGCTTCGAGGACGGGCACTACGACGTCTCGATGGCCTGCGCCGAGCGCGTCCTGCTGCCCGCGGTGCGCGCGGCCGAGCCGTCGGTCGACCTGCTCGCCGACGGTTTCTCCTGCCGCACCCAGGTCCGCCAGGCCGGGGAGCGCGAGCCGGTGCACCTGGCCCAGCTCGCGGCCCGGGTCCTGCGGGGAGCGGGGCGCCCGGGGTCGTGA
- a CDS encoding hydroxyacid-oxoacid transhydrogenase — MTIPDVNLTEETIFTWGAPPLKFGAGAVDEIGFEMAGYGAKRVLIVTDPGIHAIGAPERIADSLSQHGVSSEIFDGVHVEPTDDSMIKATEYARAQGPWDGFVAVGGGSAIDTAKAINLLTSGPGELMDYINKPIGNAKVPEGQLKPLIAVPTTAGTGSESTAMCVLDILSMKVKTGISHWRLRPTLAVIDPLLTMSLPPEVTAASGMDIVCHAVESYTARWYTSFDRKKPEERVTYCGSNPVSDLWCEKAMSLLAQSFRDAVHRGADDLEARSNMMMAATFAGMGFGNSGVHIPHANAYPIAGMVKDFRPAGYPQDEPMVPHGMSVSLTAPEAFRFSFESAPDRHLKAAELMDPRADKLNDQREQLPAVLISLMRDIDIPNGIGGVGYTEADVPDLVPGTMKQQRLLATCPKPPTEDDIADILTKSIENW, encoded by the coding sequence ATGACCATCCCCGACGTGAACCTGACCGAAGAGACGATCTTCACCTGGGGTGCCCCGCCCCTGAAGTTCGGAGCCGGAGCCGTCGACGAGATCGGCTTCGAGATGGCCGGTTACGGCGCCAAGCGCGTCCTGATCGTCACCGACCCGGGAATCCACGCGATCGGCGCGCCGGAGCGGATCGCCGACTCGCTGTCGCAGCACGGTGTGAGCTCGGAGATCTTCGACGGCGTGCACGTCGAGCCGACCGACGACTCGATGATCAAGGCCACCGAGTACGCCCGTGCGCAGGGCCCGTGGGACGGGTTCGTCGCGGTCGGCGGCGGGTCGGCGATCGACACCGCGAAGGCGATCAACCTGCTGACCAGTGGGCCCGGCGAGCTGATGGACTACATCAACAAGCCGATCGGCAACGCGAAGGTCCCGGAGGGCCAGCTCAAGCCGCTGATCGCCGTCCCGACGACGGCCGGCACCGGCTCGGAGTCCACCGCGATGTGCGTGCTGGACATCCTGTCGATGAAGGTCAAGACCGGGATCAGCCACTGGCGGCTGCGCCCGACCCTGGCCGTGATCGACCCGCTGCTGACGATGTCGCTGCCGCCGGAGGTCACCGCGGCGTCCGGAATGGACATCGTCTGCCACGCCGTGGAGTCCTACACCGCGCGCTGGTACACCAGCTTCGACCGCAAGAAGCCCGAGGAGCGGGTCACCTACTGCGGCTCGAACCCGGTCTCGGACCTGTGGTGCGAGAAGGCGATGTCGCTGCTCGCGCAGTCGTTCCGGGACGCCGTGCACCGCGGAGCCGACGACCTCGAGGCCCGGTCGAACATGATGATGGCCGCGACGTTCGCCGGGATGGGCTTCGGCAACTCCGGCGTGCACATCCCGCACGCCAACGCCTACCCGATCGCGGGCATGGTCAAGGACTTCCGTCCGGCCGGGTACCCGCAGGACGAGCCGATGGTCCCGCACGGCATGTCGGTGTCGCTGACCGCTCCGGAGGCCTTCCGGTTCTCCTTCGAGTCCGCCCCGGACCGTCACCTCAAGGCGGCCGAGCTGATGGACCCGCGCGCGGACAAGCTCAACGACCAGCGCGAGCAGCTGCCGGCCGTCCTGATCTCGCTGATGCGCGACATCGACATCCCCAACGGCATCGGCGGCGTCGGCTACACCGAGGCCGACGTCCCGGACCTGGTCCCCGGCACGATGAAGCAGCAGCGCCTGCTGGCCACCTGCCCGAAGCCCCCGACCGAGGACGACATCGCCGACATCCTCACCAAGTCCATCGAGAACTGGTGA
- a CDS encoding 1,4-dihydroxy-2-naphthoyl-CoA synthase, producing MSDTVSELFDPQAWKKVEGFDFADITYHRAVDTGAVRIAFDRPEVRNAFRPGTVDELYTALEHARTSPDVGCVLLTGNGPSPRDGGWAFCSGGDQRIRGRSGYQYADGDTADTVQAGRAGRLHILECQRLIRFMPKIVIAVVPGWAAGGGHSLHAVADLTLASSEHARFKQTDADVGSFDGGYGSAYLARQVGQKFAREIFFLGRTYTAAQMHDMGAVNAVVPHRELEATALQWAREVNGKSPTAQRMLKYSFNLIDDGLVGQQLFAGEATRLAYAADEAVEGRDAFLEKREPDWAPYPWHY from the coding sequence ATGTCCGACACCGTGTCCGAACTGTTCGACCCGCAGGCCTGGAAGAAGGTCGAGGGCTTCGACTTCGCCGACATCACCTACCACCGCGCGGTCGACACCGGCGCGGTGCGGATCGCGTTCGACCGGCCCGAGGTGCGCAACGCGTTCCGCCCCGGCACCGTCGACGAGCTCTACACCGCCCTCGAGCACGCCCGGACCAGCCCGGACGTCGGCTGCGTGCTGCTCACCGGCAACGGCCCGTCCCCGCGCGACGGCGGGTGGGCGTTCTGCTCCGGCGGCGACCAGCGCATCCGTGGACGCTCGGGCTACCAGTACGCCGACGGCGACACCGCCGACACCGTGCAGGCCGGGCGCGCCGGGCGGCTGCACATCCTGGAGTGCCAGCGCCTCATCCGGTTCATGCCCAAGATCGTGATCGCGGTCGTGCCGGGCTGGGCGGCCGGCGGCGGGCACTCGCTGCACGCCGTCGCGGACCTGACCCTGGCCAGCTCCGAGCACGCCCGCTTCAAGCAGACCGACGCCGACGTCGGGTCCTTCGACGGCGGCTACGGCTCGGCCTACCTCGCCCGGCAGGTCGGGCAGAAGTTCGCCCGGGAGATCTTCTTCCTGGGCCGGACCTACACCGCGGCGCAGATGCACGACATGGGAGCGGTGAACGCCGTCGTCCCGCACCGGGAGCTGGAGGCGACCGCCCTGCAGTGGGCGCGCGAGGTCAACGGCAAGTCCCCCACCGCGCAGCGGATGCTCAAGTACTCGTTCAACCTGATCGACGACGGCCTGGTCGGCCAGCAGCTCTTCGCCGGCGAGGCGACGCGCCTGGCCTACGCCGCCGACGAGGCCGTCGAGGGCCGTGACGCGTTCCTGGAGAAGCGGGAGCCGGACTGGGCGCCCTACCCCTGGCACTACTGA
- the menE gene encoding o-succinylbenzoate--CoA ligase, with protein sequence MTERTLRVVPVDGSGPSVADLTEALDAAVSGAGPAVLPVSATAVVTPPVTTVDPGVAVVVATSGSTGEPKYVALTADALRASARATEARLGGPGRWLLTLPAEHVAGIQVLLRAVLAGGEPIVQDVRDGFRPAGFARATGRFPHGARRYTSLVPTQLARILDDGGAARYALGGYSAVLVGGAALDAGLAARAREAGIAVVTTYGMSETCGGCVYDGVPLDGVTVAVEPTGADPDTGRVLLGGPTLADGYLAAPAADAGAFDGGVFRTGDLGRWRDGRLTVLGRVDDMVNTGGEKVAPAAVERALLAVPGVRGACAVGLPDPEWGQIVAAMVVTDGPGSDSPGSDGPAPDDDVLRAAVRDAEGRAAVPRVLVRAAEIPERGIGKPDRATVARVLEGVRTT encoded by the coding sequence GTGACCGAACGGACGCTGCGGGTCGTCCCCGTGGACGGGTCCGGCCCGTCGGTGGCCGATCTGACGGAGGCTCTGGACGCCGCGGTCTCCGGTGCCGGTCCCGCCGTGCTGCCCGTGTCGGCCACGGCCGTGGTCACCCCTCCGGTGACGACCGTGGACCCCGGCGTCGCCGTCGTCGTCGCGACCTCGGGGTCCACCGGCGAGCCGAAGTACGTGGCCCTGACCGCCGACGCCCTGCGCGCCTCGGCGCGGGCCACCGAGGCGCGTCTCGGCGGGCCCGGGCGCTGGTTGCTGACGCTTCCCGCCGAGCACGTCGCCGGGATCCAGGTACTGCTGCGCGCCGTCCTCGCCGGGGGTGAGCCGATCGTGCAGGACGTCCGCGACGGCTTCCGGCCGGCCGGGTTCGCCCGGGCCACCGGACGGTTCCCGCACGGGGCGCGGCGCTACACCAGCCTCGTCCCGACCCAGCTCGCCCGGATCCTCGACGACGGTGGTGCCGCCCGCTACGCCCTCGGCGGCTACAGCGCGGTGCTGGTCGGCGGCGCGGCCCTGGACGCCGGTCTGGCCGCGCGGGCGCGGGAGGCCGGCATCGCCGTCGTCACGACCTACGGCATGAGCGAGACGTGCGGGGGCTGCGTCTACGACGGTGTCCCGCTGGACGGCGTGACGGTCGCGGTCGAGCCCACCGGTGCCGACCCGGACACCGGACGGGTGCTGCTCGGCGGACCGACGCTGGCCGACGGTTACCTCGCCGCCCCGGCCGCGGACGCCGGCGCGTTCGACGGCGGGGTGTTCCGCACCGGCGACCTGGGACGGTGGCGCGACGGGCGCCTGACCGTGCTCGGCCGGGTCGACGACATGGTCAACACCGGCGGGGAGAAGGTCGCCCCGGCCGCGGTGGAGCGGGCGCTGCTCGCCGTCCCCGGGGTGCGCGGGGCGTGTGCGGTCGGGCTGCCGGACCCGGAGTGGGGACAGATCGTCGCCGCGATGGTGGTCACCGACGGCCCCGGCTCCGACAGCCCTGGCTCCGACGGCCCCGCCCCCGACGACGACGTGCTGCGGGCCGCGGTGCGTGACGCCGAGGGCCGGGCCGCCGTCCCGCGGGTGCTGGTGCGGGCCGCCGAGATCCCGGAGCGCGGGATCGGCAAGCCCGACCGGGCGACCGTCGCCCGCGTCCTGGAGGGCGTCCGCACCACCTGA